A single region of the Nitrosomonas sp. Is79A3 genome encodes:
- a CDS encoding L,D-transpeptidase, which yields MKINITVATQQLDLLDANGQLIRQFRISSAKNGTGQENGSFCTPLGKHIIRAKIGAGQPVNTVFIKRRPTGEIYTPELAQQYPKRDWILTRILWLSGCEPGFNRWGSVDTMRRYIYIHGTPDSVEMGKPGSIGCIRMRNSDLLELFDWISVGTQVEIVA from the coding sequence ATGAAAATTAATATTACTGTTGCAACCCAACAACTTGATCTGCTTGATGCGAATGGACAGCTCATCCGGCAATTCCGCATTTCATCCGCAAAAAACGGTACGGGCCAGGAAAATGGCAGTTTCTGCACGCCATTAGGAAAACATATCATTCGCGCCAAAATAGGCGCCGGTCAGCCGGTCAATACAGTTTTTATCAAGCGGCGGCCCACCGGTGAAATTTATACACCGGAACTGGCTCAGCAATATCCAAAACGTGACTGGATTCTGACACGCATCTTGTGGCTTTCTGGCTGTGAGCCGGGTTTTAATCGCTGGGGTTCGGTCGACACCATGCGACGCTATATTTACATCCATGGCACACCAGATAGCGTGGAAATGGGCAAACCCGGTTCAATCGGATGCATCCGGATGCGCAATAGCGATTTATTGGAATTGTTTGACTGGATCAGTGTTGGCACTCAGGTTGAAATCGTAGCATAG
- the tadA gene encoding tRNA adenosine(34) deaminase TadA, whose protein sequence is MTLETDTDKHFMQVALELAQQAQASGEVPVGAVVVQNGIIVGRGHNRPITAADPTAHAEIMAMRDAGSNLVNYRLQDCTLYVTLEPCVMCIGAIFHARIQRLVYAATDPKTGACGSVIDLPAETRLNHHLQVEAGVLAPEASALLKQFFAQRRKTAGRSNHEN, encoded by the coding sequence ATGACGTTGGAAACCGATACCGATAAACATTTTATGCAGGTTGCATTGGAACTCGCTCAGCAGGCGCAAGCTTCTGGCGAAGTGCCGGTTGGCGCCGTGGTGGTGCAAAATGGAATCATCGTGGGACGTGGCCATAATCGCCCCATTACTGCTGCCGATCCCACTGCACACGCTGAAATCATGGCAATGCGCGATGCAGGCAGCAATCTGGTCAATTATCGTTTGCAGGACTGCACGCTTTATGTCACATTGGAACCCTGTGTTATGTGTATCGGTGCAATTTTTCATGCCCGCATCCAACGTCTGGTTTATGCGGCAACGGACCCGAAAACCGGGGCGTGCGGCAGTGTGATTGACCTGCCAGCGGAAACACGGCTGAATCATCATTTGCAGGTAGAGGCTGGCGTTTTGGCACCCGAAGCCAGCGCATTACTGAAACAGTTTTTCGCACAGAGACGTAAAACAGCCGGGCGGAGCAATCATGAAAATTAA
- a CDS encoding low molecular weight protein-tyrosine-phosphatase encodes MNENKKIKVLFVCMGNICRSPTADAVFRHLVKEAGVDHMIDVDSAGTHAYHIGDPPDHRAQNTALQRGYKMHDLRARAVQPNDFEEFDYILAMDKENLSLLQQRSPQQHTNKIQLFMQYSTQADADVEVPDPYFGGNQGFELVLDMVEEASQGLLAHLRTNKKEIF; translated from the coding sequence ATGAACGAAAATAAAAAGATAAAAGTATTATTTGTCTGCATGGGAAACATTTGCCGGTCGCCAACAGCCGATGCAGTTTTCCGGCATTTAGTCAAAGAAGCCGGTGTTGATCATATGATCGACGTGGATTCTGCTGGCACGCATGCATATCATATTGGCGATCCACCTGATCACCGTGCTCAGAACACAGCACTGCAGCGCGGCTACAAGATGCACGATTTGCGGGCTCGTGCAGTTCAACCAAACGATTTTGAGGAATTCGACTACATTCTTGCGATGGATAAGGAAAACCTTTCTTTACTGCAACAGCGCAGTCCTCAACAACATACCAACAAAATTCAATTATTCATGCAATACAGTACTCAAGCTGATGCGGATGTCGAGGTGCCCGATCCGTACTTTGGCGGGAATCAAGGCTTTGAACTGGTATTGGATATGGTTGAGGAAGCCAGTCAGGGTCTGCTGGCACATCTTCGCACTAATAAAAAGGAAATATTCTGA
- the rluB gene encoding 23S rRNA pseudouridine(2605) synthase RluB yields MKVNRPIRPIKKKVSVVNVVKTDEAEQISAPSNAPATPTFKLQKLLAQKGLGSRREMEELIASGEVSVNGKTAVVGDRVGAQDVVRIGKRVIRLNLEESLPKVLLYHKPEGEIVSRDDPEGRPSVFDKLPHLRSSKWIAIGRLDFNTSGLLIFTTDGTLANRLMHPSFEVEREYAVRVLGELTPEQITQLTTGVMLADGQAAFTYLSEQGGEGINHWYRVILKEGKNREVRRMFEAIGLTVSRLMRVRFGPINLPPRIKRGQWLELDEKEIRRLLSLIA; encoded by the coding sequence ATGAAAGTAAACAGGCCAATCAGGCCAATAAAGAAAAAAGTATCCGTTGTAAACGTTGTAAAAACGGATGAGGCAGAACAAATATCAGCGCCTTCCAACGCACCGGCAACGCCCACCTTCAAGCTCCAAAAGCTTCTGGCACAAAAAGGATTGGGTTCGCGGCGGGAAATGGAAGAGTTAATTGCTTCCGGCGAAGTCAGTGTGAACGGCAAAACCGCTGTGGTAGGTGACCGGGTTGGCGCGCAAGATGTCGTGCGCATCGGCAAGCGCGTGATTCGTCTCAACCTGGAAGAAAGTCTGCCCAAAGTCCTGCTGTATCATAAACCGGAAGGCGAGATTGTCAGCCGGGATGATCCCGAGGGCCGCCCTTCGGTATTCGACAAACTGCCCCATCTTCGTTCTTCCAAATGGATTGCCATCGGACGTTTGGATTTTAACACCAGCGGATTGCTTATTTTCACCACCGACGGCACGCTGGCCAACCGGCTGATGCACCCGAGCTTTGAAGTGGAACGAGAATATGCCGTCCGGGTATTAGGAGAACTAACTCCCGAACAGATAACACAACTGACCACCGGTGTTATGTTAGCCGACGGGCAAGCAGCTTTTACTTATCTGTCCGAACAAGGTGGCGAAGGCATCAATCACTGGTATCGCGTCATCTTGAAAGAAGGCAAAAACCGCGAAGTGCGGCGCATGTTCGAAGCGATTGGATTGACGGTAAGCCGCCTGATGCGCGTGCGCTTCGGCCCGATTAATCTCCCGCCACGAATCAAACGCGGACAGTGGCTGGAATTGGATGAAAAAGAGATCCGGCGGTTGTTGAGTTTGATTGCGTGA
- a CDS encoding S-(hydroxymethyl)glutathione dehydrogenase/class III alcohol dehydrogenase has protein sequence MKTRAAVAWKAGQPLTIEEVDLEGPKSGEVLIEIKATGICHTDYYTLSGADPEGLFPAILGHEGAGVVVDVGHNVKSLRKGDHVIPLYTPECRECKFCLSKKTNLCQAIRSTQGRGVMPDSTSRFSLDGKPLFHYMGTSTFSNYTVVPEIALAKIREDAPFDKVCYIGCGVTTGIGAVIYTAKVEAGANVAVFGLGGIGLNVIQGARMVGADQIIGIDINPQREAMARKFGMTHFINPTAVPNIVDAVVQLTDGGADYSFECIGNTKIMRQALECTHKGWGRSIIIGVAEAGAEISTRPFQLVTGRKWEGSAFGGARGRTDVPKIVDWYMEGKIDIDSLITHTLTLDNINEGFNLMKSGESIRSVVIY, from the coding sequence ATGAAAACAAGAGCCGCTGTTGCTTGGAAAGCCGGTCAACCGTTAACGATCGAAGAAGTTGATCTGGAAGGCCCGAAATCCGGCGAAGTATTGATAGAAATCAAAGCCACCGGCATTTGCCATACCGATTATTACACTCTCTCCGGTGCCGATCCGGAAGGTTTGTTCCCGGCTATTCTCGGTCATGAAGGCGCCGGTGTAGTGGTCGATGTCGGCCATAACGTCAAATCGTTGCGCAAAGGCGATCATGTCATTCCGCTCTACACACCGGAATGCCGCGAATGTAAATTCTGTCTTTCCAAAAAAACAAACCTGTGTCAGGCAATCCGCAGTACGCAAGGACGCGGTGTGATGCCGGACAGTACCTCGCGTTTTTCTCTGGATGGGAAACCGCTGTTCCATTACATGGGCACATCCACTTTCTCCAATTACACCGTTGTCCCTGAAATCGCACTGGCAAAAATTCGCGAGGATGCGCCTTTTGATAAGGTTTGTTATATCGGCTGCGGCGTGACGACAGGCATCGGCGCGGTGATTTATACCGCCAAGGTCGAGGCTGGCGCTAATGTCGCGGTTTTCGGTCTGGGCGGAATCGGGCTGAATGTAATTCAAGGCGCACGCATGGTCGGTGCCGACCAAATCATAGGCATCGACATCAACCCGCAGCGCGAAGCGATGGCACGCAAATTCGGCATGACGCATTTCATCAACCCTACTGCTGTGCCTAATATCGTCGATGCTGTCGTGCAACTGACCGATGGCGGTGCAGACTACAGTTTCGAGTGTATCGGTAATACCAAAATCATGCGCCAGGCTTTGGAATGTACGCATAAAGGCTGGGGACGCAGCATCATCATCGGCGTGGCGGAGGCTGGCGCTGAAATTAGTACGCGTCCTTTCCAGCTCGTTACCGGCCGCAAATGGGAAGGCTCCGCTTTTGGCGGCGCGCGTGGCCGCACCGATGTACCTAAAATTGTCGACTGGTATATGGAAGGAAAAATTGATATCGATTCGCTAATCACGCATACCTTGACGCTGGATAATATCAATGAAGGGTTTAATTTAATGAAAAGCGGCGAATCGATCCGCTCCGTAGTGATTTACTGA
- the prmB gene encoding 50S ribosomal protein L3 N(5)-glutamine methyltransferase has product MIAQAHSQLHTIRDLLRFAVSQFNKAGLHFGHGSATAYDEAAYLILKTLYLPLDQLEPFLDARLTDSERKQVLEMIERRVTDRIPVAYLTHEAWLGDFSFYVDERVIIPRSFIAELLQTQLAPWVTEPDHVTDALDLCTGSGCLAILMAHAFENAQIDAADISAQALAVAHKNVQDYGLEQRIELIESNLFSALSGKRYDLIISNPPYVNAESMQRLPQEYRHEPEKALASGDDGLDATRKILQQAARHLTDDGILVVEIGHNRAELEQAYPKVPFTWLETSAGDEFVFLLQREQLPHG; this is encoded by the coding sequence ATGATCGCTCAAGCCCACTCGCAACTTCACACTATCCGTGATCTTTTACGTTTTGCCGTCAGCCAGTTTAATAAAGCCGGTCTGCATTTTGGCCATGGTTCCGCCACTGCTTACGATGAAGCGGCGTATCTTATTCTGAAAACCCTCTATTTACCACTCGATCAATTGGAGCCCTTCCTCGATGCGCGCCTGACGGATAGCGAACGCAAACAGGTGCTGGAAATGATCGAACGCCGTGTCACAGACAGAATTCCCGTTGCTTATCTCACGCATGAGGCTTGGTTGGGTGATTTTAGTTTTTATGTCGATGAACGCGTGATTATACCGCGCTCTTTCATTGCCGAATTGCTGCAGACGCAGCTTGCGCCATGGGTCACCGAGCCCGATCACGTCACGGATGCGCTGGATCTGTGTACCGGATCGGGTTGTTTGGCGATTCTAATGGCGCATGCTTTTGAGAATGCGCAGATCGATGCCGCAGATATTTCCGCTCAAGCGCTGGCTGTGGCGCATAAGAATGTACAGGATTACGGATTGGAACAAAGAATTGAATTGATTGAATCCAATCTGTTTTCAGCTTTATCGGGAAAACGTTACGACCTGATCATCAGCAATCCGCCGTACGTCAACGCCGAATCGATGCAGCGATTGCCGCAGGAATACCGGCATGAACCGGAAAAAGCGCTGGCCAGCGGCGACGATGGTCTGGATGCAACCCGGAAAATCCTGCAACAAGCCGCCCGGCATTTAACCGATGACGGAATATTAGTGGTTGAAATCGGCCATAACCGTGCCGAACTGGAACAAGCTTATCCGAAAGTACCTTTTACTTGGCTGGAAACCAGCGCCGGGGATGAATTTGTATTTCTGTTGCAGCGTGAGCAGTTGCCGCATGGGTAA